The genomic DNA GCTCCTGGTCGTCGGCCACCACGACTCTCACGGTCATGCCGTCACACTCCGTCTCACGACTTTCACGGTCATGCCGTCACACTCCGTCTCTCGCGGCCCGGTCGCCGTCGTCCGCGCATCTCGTGGTCATGCCGTCACCGCCAGCGGCAGCCGTACGACCACCTGGAAGCCCGGTGCGTCCTGGCGGGGGCCCGCGGTGGCGGAGCCGCCGCAGGCGGCGGCGCGCTTGTGGATGCCGACCAGGCCGTTTCCGCCGGAGGGGAGGGATGACCCGGAGCCGCGTCCGTCGTCGGTGATGCTGATCATGAGCGTGTCGTCCTGCCAGCGGAGTCGGATGTCGGCGCGGGTGGCGCCCGCGTGCTTGACGATGTTGGTGAGGGCTTCCTGGGTCACCCGGTAGGCGGCGACCTCGGTGTCGGGGAGCAGTTGCCGCGGCTCGCCCGAGACGGAGTAGGCCACGCGCAGCCCGGTGCCGGAGACCTGCTCGGCCAACGTGGCCAGGTCGCCGACGGTCGGCTGCGGAGCGCGCGGACCGGTCTCCTCCTTGAGCACGTTCAGCGTACGGCGGAGCTGGACCATGGCGTCGCGTCCGGCCGAGGCGATCGCGTCGAAGGCCGCCTCGGCACGGGCCGGGTCGCTCCTGACCACGACGGGGCCGGCCTCGGCCTGCACGACCATGAGGCTGACCGCGTGCGCGAGGATGTCGTGCATGTCGCGGGCGATCCGGGCCCGCTCGCGTTCGGCGGCCCGTTCGGCCTCGACCTGGCGTTCGTGCTCCAGCCGGGCGGCCCGCTCCTCCAGGGCGGTGGCGTACGCGCGGGAGGCGGCGGAGGCGCGGCCGACCGCGTACGCCGCGACGAACAGCACGACGCCGCGCAGCGCGGTCTCCGAGGAGCCGACCAGGAGCAGTCCGCCACCGGTCGCGAAGACGATCATGATCACACGAGGCCAGTGGGCGGACTGGGCGGCGACCGTGTAGGTCGCGATGAGCCCGCCGTACCAGATCGGCTGGGCGGCCACCCCGTCCACGAGGTCGTAGAGGGAGGTCGCGAGGAGGGTGGCCAGCATCATGGCCACCGGCGCCCGCCGCCGCCACACCAGGGGTACGGCGGAGGCGATCACGACCACGTATCCCCACCAGTGCCACGGTCCGCCGTGGGGGTTCTCCCGGGAGAAGAACGGCCACAGCTGCACGACCATCACGAGCACGGCGAGCGCCGTGTCCAGCCACAGGGGCGGAAGGGACCGCAACCGGTCACGGACGGGGATGAGGAACGGCAAGGCGGCCACGGGGTCCAATCTTGCCGCCTCGTTCCGGTTTTCGGACATCGAGGGCACGGAGGACACGGGTGTCCAGCTACGCGAGGGCGTGCGCGGGCCTGGCGGTACGGGCGACCTGACCGGCGAGCGGGACGAAGGACACAAGCAGGCAGACGGCGCCGAGCGGGATGAAGTCCTTGTTGAGGAACGGGAGGAGAAGGTCGAGCAGGACCAGGAACGGCGTCCAGACCTTGACCCGGCCGGCGGCGGCGAGCTGGACGACGAGCGCGAGCTGGGCGAGGTAGAAGAGGAACGGGCCGCCGTCGTAGACCAGGAAGGGGACCCCGGGGACGGACTTGATCTGGTCGAAGTAGACGCTCATCCCGGCGTGGTCGGCGGACATGAAGCCGACCGCGATGTCGATGGCGAACTGCGTGCCGACCGCCAGGATGCCGAGGATCCCGACCGATGTGCTCACGGTGGAGAGGGTGTTCCGTCCCGCCAGCCGGCGCATCTGCAGGAAGACGGGGACGAAGAAGGCGAGCGCCGCGATGAAGGCGAGATGGCCGGAGGTCCAGGCGAGGCCGGGCCCTCGGCTGCCGTCCAGCCCGTCGAAGATCCGGATCACTCCGTAGGTCAGGACGAGTAGGGGGGCTGCGACGAATGGGATGCGGGGGTTCATCAGGGGGCTCCTCAGTGGCGTGCTTGTGCCTCAATCCTGGTTTTCCGCGGCCGGGAAGTAATCGCCGGGAAGAGCGATCTCCGCACTCCCTCCCGCGAGGGAGCGTGCCTCCCCCGTACCGGCGATCTCGCGGGACCCCGGGCGTCGGGTTGCGGTTTTCCCCAGCCTTCCTCCGGTGGTCTCTCCCCGGGAAGTCAGCGGTCGTCCCCATGGCCGGAGGACACCGCCGCTCCGTAGCGTTCCGGCATGATCAGAACGTTTTCCAGAAAGCCGGCTGTGGCGTCGCCGTGCGGCAGGAGCCTGTGGGGCCACAGCGGCGAACTGCTCGGCTACATGACCTTCGCGTTCCGCTCCGACGACGGGCGCCGGCTCGCCACGTCGGTCAACCCCGGCACCCGCAAACCCTCGCAGCAGGAGATGTTCGCCATCGCGGGCGCCTTCCACTGCAACGGGTGACCGCGGAGCCGTACGAGGTCCGCACCCTTGTCCGGCTCCGCGTAGGGAAAACCTCTCGCCATATGGCTATATGTCAAAATATGCTCCCGATCGTGACATTTGACTGGATTCCGCTGGCCAAGAACGACGTGGGCGCGTGGGCCGAACTGCTGGCCGCGGTGGAGGCCACCGACCGTATCGGGGAGCACTACAGCGCGGACGACCTCGCCGAGCAGCTCGCCAACCCCCTGCTCGATGTGGCCGAGGGCACCTTGGCCGCCTGGGACGGGGGCAGGATGGTGGCCGCCGGCCTCACCGCCTGCCGGCCCGCCGCCGATCCGGTTCACCAGATGTCCCTGTGGGGCGCGGTCCATCCGGACTACCGCCGTCGCGGTCTCGGCGGGCACCTGCTCGACTGGGCGATCCGTACCACCCCGGTGCTGCACGGCCGCCGTTTCCCCGGCAGCCCCCTCGAACTCCACGTCTACCTGGACGACGGCAACGAGGGCGCGAAGACCATGGTGACCCGGGCGGGCATGGCCCCGGTCCGCTGGTTTCACAGCATGAGCCGTGACCTGGGCACCGACCTGCCCGCGAGCGACCTGCCCGACGGCCTGGAGATCGTCACCTATCGCGTGGACCTCGCCGACGCCGCCCGGCGGGTGCGCAACGCCTCCTTCACCGACCACTGGGGCAGCGTCCCGCACACCCCGGAGAGCTGGAAGAGCTTCATCACCGGCGTGCAGGCGTTCCGTCCTGAGGGGTCCTTCGTCGTCCGGGACGGGGCGGGTGAGAGCGTGGCGGTGCTGCTCACCCACTACTTCGCGGCGGACACCGAGGCCACCGGCGTCCGCGAGGCCTGGATCCAGATCGTCGGAACCCTGCGGGAGTGGCGGGGCAGGGGTGTGGCCGCCGCGCTGCTCGCGCACGCCCTCGCCGAGTTCCGCGCCCAGGGGTACCAGAAGGCCGGGCTGGGCGTGGACGCCGACAACCCGACCGGTGCCCTGGGGGTCTACACCCGCGCCGGATTCGTGGTCGAGCACCGTGCGACCACCTACGCGCTCCCGATCGGCTGAGGCGGATGACGCCCCGGAGGTCCGGGCATGTGTTTTCATATCACCGGGAAACGGGCGTGCAGCCGTGCTCCCGAGCTTTTCTCGGCCACCCTGAGGCTGCCGCCGTGCCGTAGCGCGATGTCCCGGGCGATGGCGAGCCCGAGCCCCGATCCGCCCGCGTCCCGGTCCCGTGCCTCGTCCAGCCGGGTGAACCGGTCGAAGACCGCCTCACGCTGCTCGGCCGGGATACCGGGGCCGTCGTCACACACGTCCAGCACGGCCCCGTCTCCGTCCGAGGACAGCCGGACGGAGACCGTGGAGTCCGCGTGCCGTACCGCGTTGTCCACCAGATTGGCCACCAGGCGGCGGAGCTCCTCGGCTGAACCGCGGACCAGCACGTCGGCGGCCACCTCCAGCCCGACATGGATCTCCGGTCTGGGCCGGGACCTGATCGCCTCCTCGGCGGTGACCTGACCCAGGTCCACCTCCTCGTGACAGGCCGGCTCGCCGGCGTCCAGGCGGGCCAGCAGCAGCAGGTCGGAGGTGAGGCTCTGGATCCGTCCCACGTCCGTCAGGGCCTCGGCCGCCAGCGGCACGGACGGCGCGAGCTCCAGACGCGTCCGCAGGACGGCCAGCGGGCTGCGCAGTTCGTGGGCGGCGTCGGCGACGAAGCGCTTGTGCCGGTCGACGGCGAACTCCAGCCGGTCGAGCGTGCGGTTCATGGTCTCGGCGAGCCGGGCGATCTCGTCCCGGGAGCGCGGCACCGGGACCCGGCGATGCAGGTCGCTGGCGGTGATGTCGGCCATCTCGGTGCGGATGGCCGAGACCGGCGCGAGGGCCCGGCCGACGGCCAGCCAGGTCAGGGCCGCGACCAGCAGGAGCAGGGCGGGGATACCGGGAAGCAGTAGGCCCTGGAGGGTCTGCAGGGCTGCTTTGGTGGGCTCCAGAGATGCCCTGGCCTGCACAAGCATCATGCCCTCAGTGGTGTCGACAGGTACGGTGATCATCGCGAAGGAGTCGGCGGGCGCCCACCGCTCGGCGGATACGGCAGCTGCTCGGCCGAGGACCTTCCGGGCACCGGCCGTCTCCTGACCGCTGATCGTCTGGGGGACGTCCCGCTCGGAGCCGCTCTCCGCCCTGGGTAAGAGGCCCGGTCGGAGGACGCTCGACCGGGAGACCTCCGGCCGGAGGAGGCTCGACCGGGAGACGTCCGGTCGGAGGAGCCGGGTCGTGGCCGATGCCCACTGGTCGGCGGAGAGGTCGTCCTCGTCGAGGATCTGCACGTCGGGGTCCAGCCGATCGACGGTCCGACCGGCCGTGGAAGCGGCTTCGGCGGCGGTGGCGAGCCGGGCGGCGGTGACGTCGGCGCGGCGAGCAGCCTCGGCCGAGGTGCTCTCCACCAGGCTGCCTCTGAGCACGCCGACGAGCACCACCGCGGCGACGCCCAGCGCCACCGCGACGATGGCGGTGGCCGCGAGGGTCGCCCGGACCCGGACCGACAGGTATGACATCCTCAGGCCTCCAGCCGGTATCCGGCACCGCGCACCGTCACCAGGGACGACCGGCCGAACGGAGAGTCGATCTTGCGGCGCAGCGCGCTGATGTAGACCTCGACGATGTTCGGGTCGCCGTCATAGGAGAAGTCCCATGCCTGGGCGAGCAACTCGCCCTTGGAGACCACCTCGCCCGGCCTGCGGGCCAGGCCATGCAGGACGGCGAACTCCTTCGGGGTGAGCGGGACCTCCACCTCGCCCCGGCGGCAGCGGAGCCCGGCCGGGTCGACGGTCAGATCGCCGACCGTGATGGAGACCGGCCTGGCGTGCCCACCCCGGCGGATCAGCGCGCGCAGCCGGGCCAGCAGCACCACGTAGGAGAACGGCTTGGACAGGAAGTCGTCCGCACCGGTGTCCAGGGCCTCGGCCTCGTCGTGCACCCCGTCCTTGGCGGTGAGCATCAGGATCGGCGTCCAGTTCTCCGCGTCCCGGAGCCTCGCGCAGACGGTGTAGCCGTTCATCCGGGGCAGCATGACGTCGAGCACGATCACGTCGTAGACGTTCTCGCTCGCCATCCACAGGCCGTCGCGCCCGTCGTGGGCGACGTCCACGGCGAACCCCTCGCCGGCCAGTCCGCCCTTCAACAGGTCGGTCAGGCGCTTCTCGTCCTCAACCAGCAGCAGGCGCATGCCGCCCAGCGTGCCGTAACCCACCTAAAGCCAACCTGAAGACGGTTTCGGCGGCGTTCAGGCTGGGTTCAGCCGACGCGAGGGACGGTGTGACCGCCGGATCCGATCAATCGAGGAGAACAAGAATGCGCATCCGTTTTCTCGCGGCGGCCGTGGTCACCACCGGTGCACTGATGGCGACCCTGACCGGCGCGGCCAGCGCCTCCAGTGAGCCCGCCCCATCCGTGTCGGAGACGATCACTGTCACCACCTGCGGAGGTCCCGACGGCAAGGGCTCCGTCACGGCGCGCAGGCTCACCGAGGCCGAGCTGAAGGATCTCCGGGCCAAGGGCCCTGCCACGGCGCGCAGGCTCACCGACGCCGAGATCGAGGACCTCCGGGCCGAGAGCCCCATGATGCACAGGCTCACCGAGGCCGAGCTGAAGGACCTCCGGGCCAAGGGCTCCGTTGCGGCGCGCAGGCTCACCGACGCCGAGATCGAGGAGCTTCGAGCCAAGCGCAAGGTATGGGCGGAGGCCACCGGGGCCACCGACGCGGTGTCCGTCACGCCCGCCGTCCCGGCCACCCCGCTCGACCCGCCCACGTCGGCGGAGATCAAGGACGCCGGGGCCCACGTGGTCTTCGCCCTCCCCACCGAGGAGGGCGAAGACCTTTCCGGCGAACTCCGTGACGCCGTCCAACCGGCCAAGGAGGCTCCGGCCGGCAGGGTTGCGCGAGGGAGGGCCCTCCCCAAGGGCATGGTCGTCTGTGAGCTGAAGGACGAGAAGGCCGAGAAGGCCGGAGAACCCGGGCAGTAGCCCACGGCGCGCGCCGTACCGGACGGGGACCGGTGCGGGTGCGCGGTCCCGAGCAGTGGACGTATCCCACCGTTCCGGACCGCGGAGCGGAGCGCGGGCCGGAACGGCAGGGTTCCGGCAGGACCGGGTGACGCCCTGGACCGCAGTCCCGGCGTCGTCACGGTGACCGGACCGCGGTCCCGGCGTCGTCCCGGTGAGATGAGCTCCAAAAAGTACGGCCCGCACCATCCGTCCGGTGCGGGCCGTACTTCGATGAATCAGGACATCTTCTTGGAGACCTGATCTGCCTGGGTCTTGGCCTTGTCTCCAAGCCCGTCAGAAGCGGACTCGGTCTTCGACGCGACGCCATGCGCCACCTCGGCTGCCTTGTCCGTGGTGGACTGCGCCTTCTCTCCCATCCAGCGGGACGCGTCGGCGCTGCTGTCCTTCATCGCCTCGGTCCACTGATCGGCGCTCTTGCGGTACATCACGAAGCCGGCGGCTCCGACCGCGAGACCGGTGAGCAGCAGGACCATCGGCCATTTGCGTGACCTCGCCGCCGGTGCGGGATCCACCCTGGCGGCCGCCTGCGACAGCATCGCGCTGATCTTCGGTGCCAGCTGTTCCTCGAAGGAGTGCGCGGCGGCGTCCAGCTTCGGTGCCGCCCATTCCCTGGCCACGAAGACCTTGTCGTTGGCCACGCCGCGGGCCTGGGTGGCCACGTCGGTGGCCACGTCGCGGGCTTGAGCGGCCACGTCGCGGGCCTGAGTAGCCGCCTCACGGGCGTGACCGGCCGCGTCACGGGCGTGGGTGGCCATCGGTCCCACCCGATCGGCGGCGCGTGCGGCCTGACGGGCGGCCTGAGCCTTAACCTGACCCAGCCGCGTTTCCGGTACCACAATCTCGATGTGGCGCTTTCCAAATTGTGCAAGAGGCACTTTAACCTCCCCAGTCGTCGGGGCCCCGTTGCCACCCCTGCCCGCTCGAAGGCGGCTCAATCATGACCGGCCGTGGGAGGATGTTCGACGGACCGGCTACGGTCGTAATGACGAAAACACCATACGAACAGCAACTTGCACCGGCTTTAGCCAACACCAGAAGGGGGCAATCCGATCGTGGCTGAGAAGTTGATCGCGAACCTGACCACCAACCGCGGCACCGTGAAGATCCAGCTCTTCCCGGACCACGCGCCCAAGACCGTGCGCAACTTCGTCGAGCTGGCCGAGGGCGCCCGCGAGTGGGTGGACCCGAAGACCGGCCAGAAGACCACCGGCAAGCTCTACGACGGGACGGTCTTCCACCGGGTCATCGCCGGCTTCATGCTCCAGGGCGGCGACCCGCTCGGTCAGGGCACCGGCGGCCCGGGCTACAAGTTCGACGACGAGATCCACCCGGACCTCTACTTCAACCGTCCCTACCTGCTTGCCATGGCCAACGCCGGCATCCAGGGCGGCCGGGGCACCAACGGCTCGCAGTTCTTCATCACGGTGGTGCCCACACCGCACCTGAACGGCAAGCACTCCATCTTCGGCGAGGTCATCGAGGGCCAGGACGTCGTCGACGCCATCGCCAAGACCGACACCGACGCCCGGGACCGGCCCAAGGAGCCGGTCGTCCTGGAGTCGGTCACCATCGACCGCGTCCAGGGCTGACCGTCCGAAAAGGCGGCCTCCGCGCGGAGGCCGCCTTTTCGCGTGCTCAGATGCTCAGGATCTTAAATAGGCTGGCAGCCTGTGGACAACAGCACGGTCGAAGGGGCCAGGGAAACGCGATGACCACCCAGCCACCCAGTCAGCCGCCTGGCGAGCCCGAAACCGCCGCCGTTCCCACGTGTTACCGGCACCCGGGCCGGGAGACGTACGTGCGCTGCCAGCGCTGTGAGCGGCCCATCTGTCCCGACTGCATGCGTGACGCCTCGGTCGGCTTCCAGTGCCCCGAGTGCGTCGCCCAGGGCAACAAGACGGTACGGCAGGCACAGTCGGCCTTCGGCGGCCGGGCGGTCGCCGTCCCCCGGGTCACCTGGGCGCTGCTGATCGTCAACGTCCTGGCCTACGCCGCGGAGACGCTGAGCACCGACTGGGTGCTCGGCACCTTCGAGATGAACGCCGGGGCCGTCGCCTACTACGGCGACTGGTGGCGCCTGATCACCGGGGCCTTCCTGCACATGCCGCTGAGTGCGGGCACCTTCGCGCTCACCCACATCGTGTTCAACATGTGGGCCCTGTACGCCATCGGTCCCGAGCTGGAACGGCGGCTCGGCTCGGCCAGGTTCCTGGCGCTCTACCTCCTGGCCGCGCTCGGCGGCTCCGTCGCCGTCTACCTGTTCGGCTTCGCCGCGGTGGGTGCCTCGGGTGCGATCTACGGCATGTTCGGCGCGCTGTTCGTGGTCTCCAGGAAGCTCGGTTACGACGCCCGTGGCGTGCTCTGGCTGATCGGTATCAAC from Streptosporangium sp. NBC_01756 includes the following:
- a CDS encoding response regulator transcription factor — protein: MGYGTLGGMRLLLVEDEKRLTDLLKGGLAGEGFAVDVAHDGRDGLWMASENVYDVIVLDVMLPRMNGYTVCARLRDAENWTPILMLTAKDGVHDEAEALDTGADDFLSKPFSYVVLLARLRALIRRGGHARPVSITVGDLTVDPAGLRCRRGEVEVPLTPKEFAVLHGLARRPGEVVSKGELLAQAWDFSYDGDPNIVEVYISALRRKIDSPFGRSSLVTVRGAGYRLEA
- a CDS encoding sensor histidine kinase, encoding MSYLSVRVRATLAATAIVAVALGVAAVVLVGVLRGSLVESTSAEAARRADVTAARLATAAEAASTAGRTVDRLDPDVQILDEDDLSADQWASATTRLLRPDVSRSSLLRPEVSRSSVLRPGLLPRAESGSERDVPQTISGQETAGARKVLGRAAAVSAERWAPADSFAMITVPVDTTEGMMLVQARASLEPTKAALQTLQGLLLPGIPALLLLVAALTWLAVGRALAPVSAIRTEMADITASDLHRRVPVPRSRDEIARLAETMNRTLDRLEFAVDRHKRFVADAAHELRSPLAVLRTRLELAPSVPLAAEALTDVGRIQSLTSDLLLLARLDAGEPACHEEVDLGQVTAEEAIRSRPRPEIHVGLEVAADVLVRGSAEELRRLVANLVDNAVRHADSTVSVRLSSDGDGAVLDVCDDGPGIPAEQREAVFDRFTRLDEARDRDAGGSGLGLAIARDIALRHGGSLRVAEKSSGARLHARFPVI
- a CDS encoding GNAT family N-acetyltransferase, giving the protein MTFDWIPLAKNDVGAWAELLAAVEATDRIGEHYSADDLAEQLANPLLDVAEGTLAAWDGGRMVAAGLTACRPAADPVHQMSLWGAVHPDYRRRGLGGHLLDWAIRTTPVLHGRRFPGSPLELHVYLDDGNEGAKTMVTRAGMAPVRWFHSMSRDLGTDLPASDLPDGLEIVTYRVDLADAARRVRNASFTDHWGSVPHTPESWKSFITGVQAFRPEGSFVVRDGAGESVAVLLTHYFAADTEATGVREAWIQIVGTLREWRGRGVAAALLAHALAEFRAQGYQKAGLGVDADNPTGALGVYTRAGFVVEHRATTYALPIG
- a CDS encoding rhomboid family intramembrane serine protease; protein product: MTTQPPSQPPGEPETAAVPTCYRHPGRETYVRCQRCERPICPDCMRDASVGFQCPECVAQGNKTVRQAQSAFGGRAVAVPRVTWALLIVNVLAYAAETLSTDWVLGTFEMNAGAVAYYGDWWRLITGAFLHMPLSAGTFALTHIVFNMWALYAIGPELERRLGSARFLALYLLAALGGSVAVYLFGFAAVGASGAIYGMFGALFVVSRKLGYDARGVLWLIGINAVITIMMPNISWQGHLGGLITGALVGGIFAYAPAKSRNAVQWGGYVALLVVLVALVLLLPPFAYQAEFSFPG
- a CDS encoding sensor histidine kinase; the encoded protein is MAALPFLIPVRDRLRSLPPLWLDTALAVLVMVVQLWPFFSRENPHGGPWHWWGYVVVIASAVPLVWRRRAPVAMMLATLLATSLYDLVDGVAAQPIWYGGLIATYTVAAQSAHWPRVIMIVFATGGGLLLVGSSETALRGVVLFVAAYAVGRASAASRAYATALEERAARLEHERQVEAERAAERERARIARDMHDILAHAVSLMVVQAEAGPVVVRSDPARAEAAFDAIASAGRDAMVQLRRTLNVLKEETGPRAPQPTVGDLATLAEQVSGTGLRVAYSVSGEPRQLLPDTEVAAYRVTQEALTNIVKHAGATRADIRLRWQDDTLMISITDDGRGSGSSLPSGGNGLVGIHKRAAACGGSATAGPRQDAPGFQVVVRLPLAVTA
- a CDS encoding peptidylprolyl isomerase, yielding MAEKLIANLTTNRGTVKIQLFPDHAPKTVRNFVELAEGAREWVDPKTGQKTTGKLYDGTVFHRVIAGFMLQGGDPLGQGTGGPGYKFDDEIHPDLYFNRPYLLAMANAGIQGGRGTNGSQFFITVVPTPHLNGKHSIFGEVIEGQDVVDAIAKTDTDARDRPKEPVVLESVTIDRVQG